GCTCGGAAGGCAGTGGTGGGTTTCCGTAAATTTGGCGAACACGTTGATCGTTAAAGAAAATACGAACACTTAAAGCACTCATCAAACGTTGCGCAGACATTTGCATCATTTCCATAGAATTGATGGAGTCTGTTGGGTAGCTTTCTAAGCGAATACTACCAGGCTGACGAATATAGGTTTTATACGTATCGTAAAACTCTTCGCTAAAATGAAGATTATTGTCGTACAAAACATGACGAAGATAATCGATATGGCGTGGGTAGTACTGAGCAAGCTCTAAACCTTCGAGTTCTGCGCAATACTCAAACAGACGATTGGTAAAATCGGTTGTCAAAGCTTCGACAGTGACCGACTTCAGCTTGGGGTTTTGTACCAGAGCATTGGGATTGATTTGATCAAGTAAAAAATCAACGTTTAAACTGCCGTACTCACCAGCATTAACATACATGTTCCAGTTGGCTTGATTGATATGCTTATCGTAGGTAAAGCTGGTACTAAAATCCAAGGTCACTTGTTGATAACCCATCGCAGTGTAATCACTGATATCAAGAGAGGTTTTATTGTCACAACCGGCAAGCGACATTGTTGTCAATAAATCCGGTTGAGAATCATACGAGGAGTCACTATCCATCGACGAAACTAACGGAAATTGCAGTTGCTTAATTTCTGCGCTCATATTTTGAACGCCACCAAAGTATTGGCCTGATTCGATGGAACGAACCAGTTTAAAAGAGTTAATTAAGCTGTCTGTACCAAATCGAATTTCTTCAATCGTGGCTTTTTGAGCAGTGCCGGGAATGGTGATTTTAATGTTGGTCGTGACCGATTTACCATCGAAACTGACGTAAGTTGAATCATAGCTAGCTGGCGCTTGCATTTTCATTGCGGTAAAAATGTTGTCGATCATTTGCTTATTTTTGTACCAGATATAGCCGTAAGCTAAACCTGCAAGAATAAGAAGAACGATCAAAATACGAGTAAAAAGTTTCACCAGCCTCTCCTTCCTTTATCTATCAATAATAATTATCTGCACATGGTGATCGTGTAACAAAGGCTACGCTAACCATAAAATTCCCGCGTTGTAACTCGCGTGACATAAAATTGGGCTTAACATGGAATTGCTCGACTCACGTAAAAACGCCAATGCAATGCCAAGAAGAAAAATCGCTGACATCCCCACCCAGTAATCACTGTATTCTATTAGGTGGAAGCCCATAAATACAACTGCAGATGCACAGATTGCGAAAAATGTGGTAAAGCGGGTTTTTAGGGCGTCAAAAATAATACCGCGGAATAAGTACTCTTCACACAAAGGAGCAAGTAAGACGGTTACAAAAATCAGTAAGCTTTGTGCGCTTAAACCACTGCTTTGAATGATCCGAAAGGTGTTGCTCTCCCCAGCTTGGGGTGGGTATTGAGAGCTGACGAAACTAACGACGTAGGCTATAGCTGCACCAGAAGCTAGAGCAATAAGGATGCGATGAGGTTTAAGAGAGAGTCGTGGTAAAAACTGTGTGACTAAGTACTCTTGGGTTAAGAGTGCAAGCAGTGTGTATGAAATCACCAAAGAGCCCGTGACCGAGAGAATCAGCACCATGCCGGAGGCCGTTTCTGGGTCGCTACCAGTGGAAAAAAAAGGCGCTAGTATTGTGAGCAATAGCGCTGTGGTTAGGGAAAGCACAAGTAATAGTGCCAAAGCCAACCATAACGAATACATCAGGGAGATCGGGGTATAAGACGCGCTATCAGTGGTTTTGAGCACAATAAAGAATAAGTATAATGATAAAGTATTGATTTTAGGTTGATTGAAACAGAAAAGATAGTCAAAAACTGTTCAAAAGTTAAACAAATCAGAGTATGATCTCGCTCCCAAAT
The DNA window shown above is from Kangiella marina and carries:
- a CDS encoding CPBP family intramembrane glutamic endopeptidase; translation: MALLLVLSLTTALLLTILAPFFSTGSDPETASGMVLILSVTGSLVISYTLLALLTQEYLVTQFLPRLSLKPHRILIALASGAAIAYVVSFVSSQYPPQAGESNTFRIIQSSGLSAQSLLIFVTVLLAPLCEEYLFRGIIFDALKTRFTTFFAICASAVVFMGFHLIEYSDYWVGMSAIFLLGIALAFLRESSNSMLSPILCHASYNAGILWLA